One part of the Vanessa tameamea isolate UH-Manoa-2023 chromosome 8, ilVanTame1 primary haplotype, whole genome shotgun sequence genome encodes these proteins:
- the LOC113396239 gene encoding ankyrin repeat and MYND domain-containing protein 2, which produces MDNKSDESALPEKTIFNTIAQGDLTEFKNILAQHKGSVDFFDENGMTALQHAAYKGNKDMVQLLLDRGADVNSGKHEYNYTALHFGALSGNSEVCKLLLDAGAKPTATNSVGRTASQMAAFVGNHHTVATINNYIPNSEISYYSMSQGQQTEPYLQPFLVEPLHKFVLGVNIHPVRLALNLQHLPALLDNAEKVSKVLEMLCKKEMTRGSDTNEVMAFKYHYLAYILKELNNIRDKQKPNNESKEDKKHDIVEVFAKKLLKPGKDGISLDLMDSFLKDCVREFPYRECTTFHQMVSSLTSKDPPPALTVINCTINGQRGFVDAIPYCSTCGEEKPAKKCSKCKTVQYCDRECQRLHWFVHKKACNRESSVPITNSKPAVDATEITAELQNLVAG; this is translated from the exons ATGGACAATAAATCCGACGAATCAGCTCTACCtgagaaaacaatatttaatacgatAGCGCAAGGTGACCTGACCGAATTTAAGAATATCCTCGCTCAACATAAGGGCAGCGTCGATTTCTTTGACGAAAATGGTATGACGGCACTTCAGCACGCCGCTTATAAGGGTAATAAGGACATGGTGCAATTACTGCTTGATAGG GGTGCGGACGTAAACTCCGGTAAAcatgaatacaattatactgCATTACATTTCGGTGCTCTGTCAGGGAATTCAGAGGTTTGTAAGTTGCTGTTAGATGCTGGAGCTAAACCAACGGCAACCAACTCCGTGGGCCGCACTGCCTCACAAATGGCAGCTTTCGTTGGTAACCACCACACTGTGGCTACAATTAATAACTATATACCGAATAGTGAAATTTCCTACTACTCAATGTCTCAAGGGCAACAAACCGAACCATACCTACAACCATTCCTAGTTGAACCTCTCCATAAATTCGTTCTTGGTGTAAATATTCATCCAGTTAGGTTGGCTCTTAACCTACAACATTTGCCAGCTTTATTAGATAATGCAGAGAAAGTAAGTAAAGTTCTTGAGATGCTTTGTAAAAAAGAAATGACCCGAGGAAGTGACACTAATGAAGTGATGGCATTTAAGTATCATTACCTCGCTTACATTTTGAAAGAATTGAACAATATAAGAGATAAGCAGAAACCTAATAATGAAAGCAAGGAAGATAAGAAACATGACATTGTCGAAGTTTTTGCTAAAAAGCTTTTGAAACCTGGAAAAGATGGTATTTCATTAGATCTGATGGACTCATTCCTCAAAGATTGTGTCCGCGAGTTTCCTTACAGAGAATGTACCACATTCCACCAGATGGTGAGTTCATTAACAAGCAAGGATCCTCCACCGGCTTTGACAGTCATTAACTGTACCATAAATGGCCAAAGAGGATTTGTAGATGCTATTCCTTATTGTAGTACTTGTGGTGAAGAGAAACCAGCTAAGAAGTGTTCAAAATGTAAAACAGTACAGTACTGCGATCGGGAATGCCAACGCCTTCATTGGTTTGTCCATAAAAAGGCTTGTAACAGAGAATCAAGTGTCCCCATCACCAACTCCAAACCTGCAGTGGATGCCACTGAGATTACCGCTGAGTTACAAAATCTTGTAGCTGGATAG